The Hymenobacter sp. DG25A nucleotide sequence TTGCTCTTCTACCGGTTCCGCTTCTATTGGTGCGGGCGCAGCCAATACGGCAGGCATACCTTCCTTCGCGGCAGCCTGACGGGAGGCCTCATACATAGCCGCGGCTTTGGCAACGGCCGGTGGCAGGGCCGGGTGCGGAGTAGGCGTAGGAGCAGCCACTGGTACCTCCGCTACAGACGGCGGTGTTTCAGTAATTACAGCATCAGCCACTGTAGCTTGCGCCGCCAGTTGGGCAGCTGCTTTCTTGTTTTTGTTGCGCTTGGCACCGCCGCGGGTACGTCGCTTCTTTTTCACTGGTACTTCCGGTGTGGCTTCCTCCGTAGCAACCGGTTCTGTGGCTACGCTGATAACCGATTCCTCAACCGGCTGGCGGGGAACTTCTGCCGGAGCCAGGCTAACGAACTCAGCCTCGCCGCCTACATCAATCCGCTCCTCATTGTCCTCCACTTCGGGCTCTACAAGGGGCTGAATCTTTGGAGGAGGGGGAAGCTGCATAATCTGCTTATGCAGCTGGCGAATCTCGGCGCGCAGATCTACCTGGCTGCTGAGGCGGTGCAGGCGCTCCAGCGTGCTTTCCAGAAAATGCCGATGCTCCGGCGAACCTTCGTACAGGGGGCGGTGTGCCAGGGCCTGCCGCACCGATTCCCATTCTTTCTTAAACCGACCGAAGTTGGCGTCGAAATACGTGCGACTGAACTTCTCCCAGATATAATCCTCCGCTACGGCCGAGGGGTGCAGCATATCGGAAGCATAGAAGCGGTAGTCGCGCAAATCATCCAGCAGCAGCTCGTAGGCCGGGAAGTAGCTTACATCCGGCAGCAACTCACTAAGATAGTGGCAGGCCACGCGCAGCACCGATTTGCTCACCGAGTTCAGCGGCAGCGTATCCTTCAGGTGGCGTACCGGGCTTACCGTGAGCACAAACCGCAGCTTGGGATTCTTGCGCCGCAGATACGCATGCGTTTCGGCCACCGCGTTAATAATCTCATCCGGCGTGAGCATTTCTTTCTCAAAACGCTCGGCAGGCAGCTTATGGCAGTTGTTTACCAGTTCCTGGGTTTCTTTCAGGCGGTAGGTAAAGGCAGTGCCCAGCGTGAGCATCACCACATCGGCCTGGGCCAGAAAGGCGCCGGTGCGCTGTACTACATCCTGTATTTGCTGAAGCAGGGCTACCGGCGAAGCTGCCCCGATGGAGGCGTGCAGATCATAGCTCTGCCAGCGGCCACGGGCTTCTACCAGGTGCTGCTGCCAGTCCATATCCTCGCCGGCGGCCGCGCGCAACAACTGACAAGCCACAATGGGATTGAAAACAGTGCCGAAGGGGTTAACCAGCGTGGATACTTTGAAATCGGAGAGGCGACTACCGATGGTTTCCGAAAAGCAGGAACCCATCGTTAATACCCGCGCCGAAAGGGGCAGTTGCTGTGGATGAGGCGTAAGCAGGAGTTCAGTACGGAACATCAGAATAAGTTCGACCCCAAACGGGCCGCGGATAAATGGCGGGCCACAAATTGCCGCCGTAGGCGGGCAGCACCGGGCAAGCCAAAAGATACGACCGAAACAGAAAGATAGAAGTTTGGGCCTGTGCAAAGGTAACAGCCCGCCTCACTTCCTACCTACTGGCTGTGCTAATGGTTGTCTGTAATAAAAAAAGCCCGTCCACAATAGCGGACGGGCTTTTTGCAGGACGCAGTGCTTATTCAGCTACTACGTTGAAGCGAACCTGGTGCTTCACTTCTTTGTGCAGGTTGATGGTAGCGGTGTACTCACCGGCTACGGATGGCTCCTGGTCGAAAGAAATGCGCTTACGGTCAACGTCGATGCCCTTGTTTTTCAGGGCCTCAGCCAACTGCAGCGTGGTTACGCGGCCGAAGATTTTGCCGCTCTCACCTACTTTAGCAGGGATGTCCAGTACAACAGCACCGATTTTGTCGGCAATGGCCTGCGCGTCGCCTTTTACTTTGTCAGCTTTGTGGGCTGCCTGGCGTACGTTTTCAGCTACGATTTTCTTGTTGGTCTTGTCGGCCAGAATAGCCAGACCCTGCGGCAGCAGGTAGTTGCGACCATAACCGGGCTTTACATTAACGATGTCGTTCTTGTAGCCGAGGTTCTTAACGTCGTCTTTCAGAATTACTTCCATGTCTATTTCAGCGAGTCAGTTACGTACGGCATGAGGGCCAGGTGACGAGCTTTCGCTACGGCCTGGGCCACTTTGCGCTGGAATTTCAGGCTGGTGCCGGTGATGCGACGGGGCAGGATGCGGCCCTGCTCGTTCACAAATTTCAGCAGGAAGTTCGGGTCTTTGTAGTCCACGTACTTAATGCCAGCCTTCTTAAAGCGGCAGTACTTGGTACGCTGCTCTTGCTTGTGGATTCTTTCGTTTGCGAGGCTCATAGTCTTACTGGGCAACGGCTTCGTTTTCTTTTTTGGCTTTCTGCTGGTTCATCTCACCTTTCCGGCGACGCTCGCTGTAAGCTACAGCGTGCTTGTCCAGAACGGTGGTCAGAAAGCGGATAACCCGCTCGTCACGACGGAACGCTACTTCCAGCGTATCCACGATGTTGCCCGAGCCAGTGAACTCTACCAGGAAGTAATACCCGGTGTTTTTCTTCTGAATCGGATAAGCCAGCTTGCGCAGGCCCCAGTTTTCCTGGTTGATAATGTCGGCGCTATTTTCCTTAAGCACCTGGGTGAACTTCTCGACCGTCTCTTGCACCTGGCTCTCGTTCAACACGGGAGTCAGAATGAAGACCGTCTCGTAATTTCTTACTTCCATTACGACGGGGTGAAAATTGTGATGAAAAAACTGAATGAGGGCGCAAAGATACTCTTTTTCAACTCATGCCTATTATATAGGTCCGTTTTATTGTGCTTGCCGCCGAAAGAATTAACTGATTATCAGTTATCAATAAACAATGCCAGCGCCGAACGAGTACTACCGGTGGAGCTATTAGTCCGCAGAGAAATTATGCTGCTGCTGATAGAAGCTTTTTTTGCCTACTTATATAGAAGAGTTACAGGCTGATGTTTTTTAGAACCATTCTAAGCAAGCTCCAAAAGGCGAAAATTAGCTTAAGCTGGTTTGTTCTAAACCATTCCCGACCTACATTTGTGGCCTTGAAGCCCCCCCGCGTTTCTTTTTTTCAGTCAATCTGTGCTATGGATAGCATCCGACTTCGTTCCCTTCCCCATTTTCTTCTCGCTCTGTTTCTGACGTTTGCCTCCTTCAGCCGTGCTTCGGCACAGGATGTAGGATCGGCGCCGGCCGTGAGCAAAGAAGGCGTGGTGCCCGGCGCTACGGCCGCGGCTGCCCCCGCTGCAGCAGCAGGTGCTACCACCGGCGACGCCGCAGCCATTGCCGCTGGCGATGCCTTGTTTAAAGGCAACTGCGCCCAGTGCCACGCTATTAATGAAAAAGTAGTGGGCCCGGCCCTGGCTGGTATTGCCAAGCGCCGCCCCATGTCCTGGATTATTCCATGGGTAAAGAACTCCAGCAAATTAGTGGCCAGCGGCGACGACTATGCGGTGAAGATCTTCAATGAGTATCAGAAACAGCAGATGCCCAGCTTCCAGCTGTCGGATGCTGAAATTACTTCCATTGTTTCGTACATCACCGCTGAGGAAGGTAAAGTTGCTGCCGTTGGTGCTCCAGCGAAGGTAGACGGTGCCGCCCCTGACGCAGGAGCTGCTGCCGCTGGCACGGAAGCCGGTGCCGGTAAGTATGTAGACCTGCTGCTGATTGTATTGGTAGTGGTGATGATTGTGCTGGTGGTAACGCTGGTTATCATCGCCAACATCATGAAGGATGTGCTGCGCGGCCGCAAAGACTTGGACGGTCGCGACGTGGAGCTGCTGGAACAGCGCTTCGACTGGTCGCAGCTGTACAAGTCGAAACTGGTCCGCGGCCTTGCCCTGGGTATTTTCGTTCTGGTCGTGTTATATGAGTCGGTGCAGGGCGTGATGGCCATTGGCCTCACCCAGGGTTACCAGCCCACGCAGCCCATTGCCTTCTCGCACAAGCTGCA carries:
- a CDS encoding GSCFA domain-containing protein, with product MFRTELLLTPHPQQLPLSARVLTMGSCFSETIGSRLSDFKVSTLVNPFGTVFNPIVACQLLRAAAGEDMDWQQHLVEARGRWQSYDLHASIGAASPVALLQQIQDVVQRTGAFLAQADVVMLTLGTAFTYRLKETQELVNNCHKLPAERFEKEMLTPDEIINAVAETHAYLRRKNPKLRFVLTVSPVRHLKDTLPLNSVSKSVLRVACHYLSELLPDVSYFPAYELLLDDLRDYRFYASDMLHPSAVAEDYIWEKFSRTYFDANFGRFKKEWESVRQALAHRPLYEGSPEHRHFLESTLERLHRLSSQVDLRAEIRQLHKQIMQLPPPPKIQPLVEPEVEDNEERIDVGGEAEFVSLAPAEVPRQPVEESVISVATEPVATEEATPEVPVKKKRRTRGGAKRNKNKKAAAQLAAQATVADAVITETPPSVAEVPVAAPTPTPHPALPPAVAKAAAMYEASRQAAAKEGMPAVLAAPAPIEAEPVEEQPAPVEPTSAANKRPARRTASQVRASANRKPRRPAKSKANPEQPTEAAAPVTPLPAVEAAPVAAAPVVSASAPEPAAVPVAPEAPAKPKARRPARRATPAKEKKALPPPPKPKVAAAPSPLPTDAAEPSAPKKRGRPPRKKPVSPDEATQNS
- the rplI gene encoding 50S ribosomal protein L9, giving the protein MEVILKDDVKNLGYKNDIVNVKPGYGRNYLLPQGLAILADKTNKKIVAENVRQAAHKADKVKGDAQAIADKIGAVVLDIPAKVGESGKIFGRVTTLQLAEALKNKGIDVDRKRISFDQEPSVAGEYTATINLHKEVKHQVRFNVVAE
- the rpsR gene encoding 30S ribosomal protein S18: MSLANERIHKQEQRTKYCRFKKAGIKYVDYKDPNFLLKFVNEQGRILPRRITGTSLKFQRKVAQAVAKARHLALMPYVTDSLK
- the rpsF gene encoding 30S ribosomal protein S6 — protein: MEVRNYETVFILTPVLNESQVQETVEKFTQVLKENSADIINQENWGLRKLAYPIQKKNTGYYFLVEFTGSGNIVDTLEVAFRRDERVIRFLTTVLDKHAVAYSERRRKGEMNQQKAKKENEAVAQ
- a CDS encoding cytochrome c3 family protein, encoding MDSIRLRSLPHFLLALFLTFASFSRASAQDVGSAPAVSKEGVVPGATAAAAPAAAAGATTGDAAAIAAGDALFKGNCAQCHAINEKVVGPALAGIAKRRPMSWIIPWVKNSSKLVASGDDYAVKIFNEYQKQQMPSFQLSDAEITSIVSYITAEEGKVAAVGAPAKVDGAAPDAGAAAAGTEAGAGKYVDLLLIVLVVVMIVLVVTLVIIANIMKDVLRGRKDLDGRDVELLEQRFDWSQLYKSKLVRGLALGIFVLVVLYESVQGVMAIGLTQGYQPTQPIAFSHKLHAGQHQINCAYCHTSVYKSKSANIPSANICMNCHSQIKTESPEIKKIYRAIQKNQPIQWVRIHNLPDLAYFNHSQHTQVGGIECQTCHGPIENMDVVYQYSALTMGWCINCHRETPLNTKGNAYYDNLVKLHDKENGAVPFTVSSNGGTECSKCHY